From a region of the Corvus cornix cornix isolate S_Up_H32 chromosome 2, ASM73873v5, whole genome shotgun sequence genome:
- the LOC104685882 gene encoding carboxymethylenebutenolidase homolog produces the protein MADPFLYNTGERSHYGCLGHEVQIEYLKAYVCRPSFSTDKAVIVVHDVFGWRFPDIRYIVDLMAGHGYITICPDFFKGTEPWKPTDHWVDFPDWMKNHDPMKVDKEADVVLKYLKEQCGAKKIGIVGFSWGGMAVHHLMLKNPQLTAGVSLYGIVRDSEERYALLNPTFFIFGEKDHTISLDQIFLLEDKLKQYCKVPYKIKVYPGQVHGFAQLKPEDMKPEDKPYIEEARRDMIDWIKMFV, from the exons ATGGCTGATCCTTTTCTATATAATACTGGAGAAAGGTCTCACTATGGGTGCCTTGGACATGAAGTACAAATTGAGTACCTTAAGGCATATGTTTGTAGACCATCTTTTTCCACGGACAAAGCTGTGATCGTGGTTCATGATGTATTTGGATGGCGGTTCCCAGATATTAGATACATAGTCGATTTGATGGCAGGTCATGGATATAT AACCATCTGCCCAGACTTCTTCAAGGGGACAGAACCCTGGAAACCTACTGATCACTGGGTTGACTTTCCTGACTGGATGAAAAATCATGATCCTATGAAAGTAGACAA GGAAGCTGATGTTGTCTTGAAGTATCTAAAGGAACAATGCGGTGCAAAGAAGATTGGTATCGTTGGGTTTTCCTGGGGTGGAATGGCAGTACATCACTTGATGCTGAAAAATCCTCAATTAACCGCTGGGGTGTCCCTCTATG GAATAGTTAGAGACTCTGAAGAAAGATACGCTTTACTAAATcccacatttttcatttttggtgAGAAAGACCACACTATTTCTTTGGATCAG atctTCTTATTGGAGGACAAGCTGAAACAGTACTGTAAAGTACCATATAAAATTAAAGTTTATCCTGGGCAAGTTCATGGGTTTGCACAACTGAAGCCAGAAGATATGAAACCTGAAGATAAACCTTATATTGAAGAAGCTAGAAGGGATATGATTGATTGGatcaaaatgtttgtttga